In Tachypleus tridentatus isolate NWPU-2018 chromosome 7, ASM421037v1, whole genome shotgun sequence, a genomic segment contains:
- the LOC143256545 gene encoding tetraspanin-11-like isoform X1, whose amino-acid sequence MIEGFKKFIRYATITANFLILIGGIVLFVIGAWTLVDKSHTKGVVGNDLYFSCSAIFIATGVIAVIITFLGLLGAVKKIKGLLLTYFIILSMTFIVLFVGGVLGFVFRNEVEHRVHAGMLKSVKYYMNDTAVTEAWDTVQKQFNCCGIKPNGNVAYLPYRIWMDMNPNFKITGPQVPQSCCKSVTVTTPCQKNPSSDTTWTSECYENVKRFLQNHAMLLGEIGITIACILMLGLIFSCTLILIGM is encoded by the exons ATGATTGAGGGTTTCAAGAAGTTTATACGATACGCTACAATTACAGctaattttttaattttg ATCGGCGGAATTGTACTGTTTGTTATAGGAGCATGGACTTTAGTAGATAAGTCTCACACGAAAGGGGTGGTTGGAAACGACCTGTATTTCAGCTGCAGTGCTATTTTTATCGCCACTGGTGTGATAGCAGTTATCATCACATTTCTAGGACTTCTGGGAGCTGTGAAAAAAATCAAAGGTTTACTCTTAACG TACTTCATTATCCTTTCCATGACATTTATCGTATTGTTTGTCGGAGGTGTCTTGGGATTTGTGTTTCGTAATGAG GTGGAACACCGCGTACATGCTGGCATGttgaaaagtgttaaatattatatgaatGACACAGCAGTAACTGAAGCTTGGGATACAGTACAAAAACAG tttaattgCTGTGGGATTAAACCCAATGGTAACGTTGCGTACTTACCGTACAGGATCTGGATGGACATGAACCCAAACTTTAAGATAACTGGACCTCAGGTCCCGCAGAGCTGTTGTAAATCGGTAACGGTGACTACTCCTTGTCAGAAAAACCCGTCGTCGGACACAACGTGGACAAGT GAATGCTATGAAAATGTGAAACGTTTTCTACAAAATCATGCCATGCTTCTTGGAGAGATAGGAATAACTATTGCCTGTATATtg atgttaGGTTTAATCTTTTCCTGCACTCTTATTTTGATAGGAATGTAA
- the LOC143256545 gene encoding tetraspanin-11-like isoform X2, protein MIEGFKKFIRYATITANFLILIGGIVLFVIGAWTLVDKSHTKGVVGNDLYFSCSAIFIATGVIAVIITFLGLLGAVKKIKGLLLTVEHRVHAGMLKSVKYYMNDTAVTEAWDTVQKQFNCCGIKPNGNVAYLPYRIWMDMNPNFKITGPQVPQSCCKSVTVTTPCQKNPSSDTTWTSECYENVKRFLQNHAMLLGEIGITIACILMLGLIFSCTLILIGM, encoded by the exons ATGATTGAGGGTTTCAAGAAGTTTATACGATACGCTACAATTACAGctaattttttaattttg ATCGGCGGAATTGTACTGTTTGTTATAGGAGCATGGACTTTAGTAGATAAGTCTCACACGAAAGGGGTGGTTGGAAACGACCTGTATTTCAGCTGCAGTGCTATTTTTATCGCCACTGGTGTGATAGCAGTTATCATCACATTTCTAGGACTTCTGGGAGCTGTGAAAAAAATCAAAGGTTTACTCTTAACG GTGGAACACCGCGTACATGCTGGCATGttgaaaagtgttaaatattatatgaatGACACAGCAGTAACTGAAGCTTGGGATACAGTACAAAAACAG tttaattgCTGTGGGATTAAACCCAATGGTAACGTTGCGTACTTACCGTACAGGATCTGGATGGACATGAACCCAAACTTTAAGATAACTGGACCTCAGGTCCCGCAGAGCTGTTGTAAATCGGTAACGGTGACTACTCCTTGTCAGAAAAACCCGTCGTCGGACACAACGTGGACAAGT GAATGCTATGAAAATGTGAAACGTTTTCTACAAAATCATGCCATGCTTCTTGGAGAGATAGGAATAACTATTGCCTGTATATtg atgttaGGTTTAATCTTTTCCTGCACTCTTATTTTGATAGGAATGTAA